Proteins encoded together in one Penicillium digitatum chromosome 1, complete sequence window:
- a CDS encoding Transcription factor, MADS-box: MAPEVSRVKREQLPKRLKNLLRRHNDFWRLYSIRSWVVMEMPNGRLYTYYSHPDISVPTRQDIKKSPQHTVHKSPQDYEQCTSASDTVPKLPAITILGRCNKLWGSLSQYLSRH; this comes from the exons ATGGCACCGGAAGTCAGCCGCGTAAAGCGGGAGCAATTGCCCAAGCGCCTGAAAAACCTGTTACGCCGTCATAATGACTTTTGGCGCCTGTATTCCATCAGGAGCTGGGTTGTCATGGAAATGCCAAATGGCCGGCTCTATACCTACTATTCCCACCCTGATATCTCGGTGCCAACTAGGCAGGACATA AAGAAAAGCCCTCAGCATACAGTCCACAAGTCACCGCAAGACTATGAGCAATGTACCTCAGCCAGCGATACCGTACCAAAGCTGCCAGCCATCACTATCTTAGGGCGTTGTAATAAGCTGTGGGGCTCTTTGTCGCAATATTTATCGCGACATTAA